Proteins found in one Enterococcus sp. 9D6_DIV0238 genomic segment:
- a CDS encoding NADP-dependent oxidoreductase, translated as MKAVVINQYGSKDVLEEQEVTLPELKEHQVLVKEYATSINPIDWKLREGYLKQMFDWEFPIILGWDVAGVITEVGSLVTEWKVGDKVFARPETTRFGTYAEETIVDDHLLAAIPENISFEEAAAVPLAGLTAWQALFDHGDLKKGEKVLIHAGAGGVGTYAIQLAKEAGAYVITTASEKNHELLNKLGADEVIDYHTTDFTDILSDIDLVFDTMGGDVQKNSFKVLKADTGRLISIVGIVDEELAKEKNIRAEGIWLQPDGEQLSKIADLMAKGKVTSVVGEVFPFSRQGVYDAHALSETHHAVGKIVIKMGE; from the coding sequence ATGAAAGCAGTAGTAATCAATCAATATGGCAGTAAGGATGTCTTAGAAGAACAAGAGGTTACCTTACCTGAATTAAAAGAACATCAAGTATTAGTAAAGGAATATGCAACGTCGATCAATCCAATCGACTGGAAACTTAGAGAAGGCTATTTGAAGCAAATGTTCGACTGGGAATTTCCAATTATTTTAGGCTGGGATGTTGCCGGTGTGATCACTGAGGTTGGAAGCCTTGTAACAGAGTGGAAAGTCGGCGATAAAGTTTTCGCTCGTCCTGAAACCACTCGTTTTGGCACTTACGCAGAAGAAACGATCGTCGATGATCATTTATTAGCAGCGATCCCTGAAAATATTAGCTTTGAAGAAGCTGCTGCTGTGCCATTAGCAGGGCTGACTGCTTGGCAAGCATTGTTCGATCATGGCGATCTTAAAAAAGGTGAAAAAGTCTTGATCCATGCGGGTGCAGGCGGCGTGGGAACTTATGCGATCCAATTAGCAAAAGAAGCAGGTGCCTATGTTATTACAACAGCTAGTGAAAAAAATCATGAGTTATTGAACAAATTAGGTGCAGATGAAGTGATCGATTATCATACAACAGATTTTACAGATATTTTATCGGATATCGATTTAGTGTTTGATACGATGGGCGGAGACGTTCAAAAAAATAGTTTCAAGGTCCTAAAAGCTGATACAGGCCGCTTGATTTCGATCGTTGGGATCGTAGACGAAGAACTTGCCAAAGAAAAAAATATTCGAGCGGAAGGTATTTGGCTACAGCCAGATGGTGAGCAGTTGAGTAAAATCGCTGATTTAATGGCAAAAGGGAAAGTTACTTCTGTTGTTGGAGAGGTTTTCCCATTCTCAAGACAAGGTGTTTATGATGCACATGCTTTGAGCGAAACTCATCATGCGGTCGGAAAAATCGTAATAAAAATGGGTGAATAA
- a CDS encoding ABC transporter permease, protein MKFSDILKSASSNLMRNKGRTILTIVAIFIGAFTISLTTGVNIGVNDYIDKQVGSVGGENQIFVQPKMEMNMGNSDEPTKYDPDKKTSTMSQIQAMTEKDVEKIKELKGIDSVEPMKSATIDYIEGTNGEKYVFSASSTMEDMNIDLETGKTVSQDSTAFEINLAPEYVKSLGFKSSKDAVGKTVKLGTAPTLGGEEKVVEAKIVGVRNTSLIQGGMSLMNRSLVDKLVEINEEGLPENMQNQYGMVIAAADKNSTKEDITAIKDRLDKAGYTGSTVEDEIGMIRNIINAITGVLTMFGAIALLAASFGIINTLYMSVQERTREIGLMKAMGLSSGKVFTIFSVEAALIGFLGSVLGILGAVGVGALVNQIAADSFLEALTGFTLIQFSAGSSLVIILVIMAIAFLAGTLPARRAAKLDPIESLRYE, encoded by the coding sequence ATGAAATTCAGCGATATTTTGAAATCAGCAAGTTCAAACTTAATGCGTAACAAAGGTCGGACGATTTTGACGATTGTTGCGATTTTTATTGGTGCTTTTACTATCTCATTGACGACAGGGGTCAATATTGGTGTGAATGACTATATCGATAAGCAAGTCGGCAGTGTCGGCGGAGAAAATCAAATTTTTGTTCAGCCGAAAATGGAAATGAACATGGGCAATAGCGATGAGCCTACAAAATATGATCCAGATAAAAAGACCAGCACAATGTCACAAATACAAGCAATGACAGAAAAAGATGTTGAAAAAATAAAAGAACTTAAAGGGATCGATTCTGTTGAACCGATGAAATCTGCAACGATCGATTATATTGAAGGTACAAACGGTGAAAAATATGTATTTTCTGCAAGTTCGACGATGGAAGATATGAATATCGATCTGGAAACGGGTAAAACTGTTTCTCAAGACAGCACAGCATTTGAAATCAATTTAGCACCTGAATATGTGAAATCACTTGGCTTCAAATCAAGTAAGGACGCAGTTGGTAAAACTGTGAAACTAGGAACAGCTCCAACGCTTGGCGGAGAAGAAAAAGTGGTCGAAGCAAAAATCGTTGGCGTTCGTAATACCAGCTTGATTCAAGGTGGTATGTCATTGATGAACCGCTCATTAGTAGATAAACTGGTCGAAATCAACGAAGAAGGTCTGCCGGAAAACATGCAAAACCAATATGGAATGGTCATTGCAGCTGCGGATAAAAATAGTACAAAAGAAGACATTACGGCAATTAAAGATCGTTTGGACAAAGCAGGTTATACTGGATCGACCGTGGAAGATGAAATCGGTATGATCAGAAATATCATCAATGCAATTACAGGAGTCTTAACAATGTTTGGGGCGATTGCATTATTAGCAGCAAGCTTTGGGATCATCAATACGTTGTACATGTCCGTTCAAGAGCGCACAAGAGAGATCGGCTTAATGAAAGCAATGGGATTAAGTAGTGGTAAAGTCTTTACGATTTTTAGTGTAGAAGCAGCGTTGATCGGATTCTTAGGCTCAGTATTAGGAATTTTAGGAGCAGTCGGTGTTGGCGCACTAGTGAACCAAATCGCTGCAGATTCATTCTTAGAAGCATTGACTGGATTTACACTGATCCAATTTTCAGCAGGGTCTTCACTCGTGATTATCTTAGTGATCATGGCAATTGCTTTCTTAGCAGGAACATTACCAGCAAGAAGAGCAGCCAAATTAGATCCAATCGAATCTTTACGTTATGAATAA
- a CDS encoding LysR family transcriptional regulator, producing MDIKQLKYFVTIVDSDNNLSAAAKKMHLSQPALSKMIKTFEEEENVELFIRKQGKLSALTAVGETFYEQAIEVIASYEEMMKQLEEKNQFLTGSITIGIPPLILSLVFANFLSQFILEHPEIRINIVEEGAYELKKMLLVNEIDLAILLQPTELANIEEHTLVEDELYAFMSINNAYAEKEWITWEQLAKEPLALFNDTFMIHHLVMSYFDKLNLKPMIKIQSGAWDLLLKMTFNTAFLTILPAPVKDFIQERDYKAVRIQHPLSWKVTVCRPKKKNYLNVEKFVLKSILEHFSKPNN from the coding sequence TTGGATATCAAGCAATTAAAATATTTTGTGACGATCGTCGATTCCGATAATAATTTATCTGCCGCGGCAAAAAAAATGCACCTTTCCCAACCTGCATTGAGTAAGATGATCAAAACGTTTGAAGAAGAAGAAAATGTCGAGTTGTTTATACGCAAACAAGGAAAACTTTCTGCTTTAACCGCTGTTGGGGAAACGTTTTACGAACAAGCCATCGAAGTCATTGCTTCTTATGAAGAAATGATGAAACAGCTCGAAGAAAAAAATCAGTTTTTGACTGGCAGTATCACGATCGGGATCCCGCCATTGATTCTTTCTCTGGTTTTTGCGAATTTTTTATCTCAGTTTATTCTAGAACATCCTGAGATAAGAATAAACATTGTCGAAGAAGGTGCGTATGAGCTAAAAAAAATGCTGCTGGTCAATGAAATCGATCTAGCCATTTTACTGCAGCCGACAGAATTAGCGAATATCGAGGAACATACGTTGGTAGAAGATGAGCTATATGCATTTATGAGTATCAACAATGCCTATGCTGAAAAGGAATGGATCACTTGGGAACAACTGGCAAAGGAGCCGTTGGCATTATTCAACGATACCTTCATGATCCATCATTTGGTCATGAGTTATTTTGACAAGCTAAATTTAAAGCCAATGATAAAAATCCAATCTGGTGCGTGGGATTTACTACTGAAAATGACCTTTAATACAGCATTTTTGACTATTCTGCCAGCTCCTGTCAAAGATTTCATTCAAGAACGGGATTACAAAGCTGTTCGAATCCAGCATCCATTATCTTGGAAAGTCACTGTCTGTCGTCCAAAAAAGAAAAATTACTTAAATGTCGAAAAATTTGTTTTAAAAAGTATCTTAGAACATTTTTCTAAACCGAATAACTAA
- a CDS encoding ABC transporter ATP-binding protein: MSVIEAKNIKKSYGRNESRFDALKGVDLSVEEGESVAIIGKSGSGKSTFMHILALLDKPTSGEILLNNQNVTSISKKQLDKTRNEQFGFVFQQFFMNPKDTVLNNVMLPLKIGGISSGKRKEMALEALKAVDLEDKINNKANNLSGGQKQRVCIARALVNNPKIIFADEPTGNLDSTTGDKIEQLLFDLNKKKGITLIIVTHDPELAARCDRQIHVRDGLIIGGDE; the protein is encoded by the coding sequence ATGTCTGTAATCGAAGCTAAAAACATAAAAAAAAGCTATGGACGAAACGAATCAAGATTCGATGCCTTAAAAGGTGTGGATCTATCAGTTGAAGAAGGCGAATCTGTAGCGATCATCGGGAAAAGTGGATCAGGAAAATCAACATTTATGCATATTCTCGCATTGTTGGATAAGCCAACATCCGGTGAAATTTTATTAAATAATCAAAATGTTACCAGCATCAGTAAAAAACAATTAGATAAAACAAGGAATGAACAATTCGGTTTTGTCTTCCAGCAATTCTTTATGAACCCTAAAGATACCGTTTTAAACAATGTGATGCTGCCGTTAAAAATCGGTGGGATCTCTAGTGGTAAACGCAAGGAAATGGCGCTTGAGGCACTTAAAGCTGTTGATTTAGAAGATAAAATCAATAACAAAGCCAATAACTTATCTGGTGGACAAAAGCAACGTGTTTGTATTGCGCGTGCGTTAGTCAATAATCCGAAAATCATTTTTGCTGATGAACCAACGGGGAATCTGGATTCGACAACAGGAGATAAAATCGAACAGCTTTTATTTGATTTGAATAAGAAAAAAGGCATCACGCTGATCATTGTAACGCATGACCCAGAACTTGCGGCTCGCTGTGATCGTCAGATCCATGTTCGTGACGGCTTGATCATAGGAGGAGATGAGTAG